The segment TAATGACTGCGCTTGCCGCCAGCGTTCCGGCGGCGATCTCGGTGGCGCTGGGCGGGACGATCGTCGACCGGCTGGCTCCCCGCTTCCCCGGCGCTTACGGGCAATTCCCCGCGCTGTGCCTGTTGCTCGCCGCGCCGCTGTTCGCGCTGGCGATGACCCGCAGCGATTTCGGATCGCTGTTCGTGCTGAGCGCGGTGTCGACGCTGCTGCTGTTCACCTTCCTGGGCCCGACCGCCGGGACGATTCAAAACCTGCTCGACCCGCGGATGCGCGCGACCGGCCATGCGCTGGTGAACATCTTCACCGGCATGGTCGGCGGGCTGGGGCCGGTGCTGGTCGGGTGGCTGAGCGACCGCCTGGCCGCCGACGGGCTGCCGAGCGACGTCGCGCTCGGTTACGCGATGGCAGGTACGGCGCTGATGTCGTGGTGGGCGGCGGCGCACTACTGGCGCGCCGGCCGCACCCTGAACGACGATCTGGCCGCGGTGCGCGAACTGCGCGCCTAGGCGGATGGGTCAGGCGGCGGTCGCCGCCTTCAGCGCGTCGCCGAGATCGGTCTTCTCCCACGGAAAATCCTCGCCCGTGGGAGTCCGCCCGAAGTGCCCGTAGGCTGCCGTCTTGCGGTAGATCGGCTTGTTGAGGCCGAGCCCTTCGCGAATTCCGCGCGGGGTCAGGCCGCCAAGGCGCTTGCCCGCAACCTCGGTAATCGCCTGCTCCAGCTTCTCGTCCGGGACGGTGCCGGTGCCGTGGGTGTCGACGTACAGGCTCAGCGGCTGCGATACGCCGATGGCGTAGGCGATCTGGATCGTGCAGCGCCGCGCAAGGCCAGCGGCGACCACGTTCTTGGCCAGGTAACGGGTGACGTAGGCGGCCGAGCGATCGACCTTGGTCGGGTCCTTGCCCGAAAAGGCGCCGCCGCCGTGCGGGGCCGCGCCGCCATAGGTATCGACGATGATCTTGCGCCCGGTCAGCCCGGCGTCGCCGTCAGGCCCGCCGATCACGAAGCTGCCGGTCGGATTGATGTGGTAGACCGTCTCGTTGGTCAACAATTCGCGCGGCAGCACGTCGGCGACGACGGCTTTTACATAGTTGTGCAGTTCGGCCTCGTGCGCGCCCTCATCATACCCTTCGGCGTGCTGGGTCGAGACGACGATGGCGGTCGCGGCGACCGGCTGGCCATCACGGAACCGCAGGGTGACCTGGCTCTTGGCGTCGGGCTGCAGGAACGGCGCCTTGCCGGAGTGGCGGTCGGCCGCCATCCGGGCGAGGATCTTGTGGCTGTAATCGAGCGTCGCCGGCATCAGGTCGGGGGTCTCGTCACAGGCGAAACCGAACATGATGCCCTGGTCGCCCGCGCCCTCGTCCTTGTTCTCGCCCGCGTCCACGCCTTGCGCGATGTGTGCGCTCTGCCCGTGCAGGTTGTTCTGGAAGTCCAGCGTCTGCCAGTGGAAGCCGTCCTGCTCGTACCCGATGTCCTTCACGACATCGCGCACCGTACGCTCGATCTCGTCCAGCGCGCCATCGGCCCACTGGCCGTTCTCGTACACGCCCTTGCAGCGGATCTCGCCCGCCAGCACCACCTTCTGCGTGGTGGTCAGCGTCTCGCACGCCACCCGCGCTTCGGGGTCTTTCGACAGGAACAGGTCGACGATCGCGTCGGAAATCTGGTCAGAGACTTTGTCCGGGTGGCCTTCGGAGACACTTTCGGACGTGAACAGGTATTCGGCGCGCATCGGCTTGAGTTCCCCATATAAGGAAAGCTTTATATGTTGGCTGCCGCCTAGCCGCCGCGCCTGCGCCTGACAAGCACGCAGGCGGCTAGGATCAGTATCGCCCATGCAAGCGGCAGTACGTTGCCCGTCCGCGCGAACAACGTCGCCGGCAACGCGGGCGGAACGACGGTGTCGATGCGCCCCGGCACATGGCTGGTGGGCAGGTGAGCGCGCACCACCCCGCGGGCGTCGACCACCGCGCTGATGCCGTTGACCGTCGCGCGGAGCACCGGCAGCCCTTCCTCGATCGCCCGCATCCGCGCCTGCGCGAGGTGCTGCGGCGGGCCGAAGTGGCCGAACCAGCCATCGTTGGACGGGTTGAAGATGAATTCCGGCCGGTGTGCCCGATCGACCACCTGACCGGAGAAGATGATCTCGTAGCAGATCTGGATGCCGGCGCGGCCATAGGCGCCAAGGTCGAGCGTGCGTGGTCCCGGACCGGGGATGAAATCAAAGCTTCCCGCCACCAGGCGCGACGCGCCGAGCGGCTCGAGCAGCCAGCGCAGCGCCAGGTACTCGCCGTACGGCACCAGATGCGCCTTGCTGTAGCTGCCGCGGATGTTGCCCGCCGGGTCCAGCACGGTGACCACGTTGTACGCGCCCACGGCGCGTCCGTCGGCAATCTCCAGGTCCACCGCGCCGGTCATCAGCAGGCTGCCCGGGCCGATCACCTGGCCGATGCGGGTGCGGGCGAACCGCGGATCGGCCCCCGCGGTCGCGCCCAGGTAGTAGTGGCGCGGATAGCCGTCGCGCAGGTAATCGGGCAGGCCGGATTCAGGCCACAGGACCAGCCGCTGCCCGGCATCGCGGCGCGGCGCGGTCATGCGCGCCAGGTCCGCGAACTGGCGTTCGTACAGGTCCCGGCGATCGAGCTCCTCCTGCCGGAACCCGGGCTGGACCAGCGTGACCGCCAGCGTGCCCTCTCGGCTGGGCGGCGCCGGCAGGTACATCCCGACCATCGTCAGCGCGAGCACGGCGAGCGCGCGCCACCAGGCGCGGATCGCCAGCAGCGCGGCCAGGCCGCCACCGATCAGCGCCGTCAGTCCTGACAAGCCGTACGTGCCGAGCCACGGCAGCAGCGCGGCGAGGCCCGGCCGGTCGAACGGACCCAGCAGCGCGAGGCCCAGCGGATCCCATGCGTAACCGGTGAACACCCAACTGCGCAGCCATTCGGACACGATCCAGCCGCCCCCCAGCGCCAGCGCCAGCGGCACGGGCCGGGTGCCCCCGACGGTGCGGGCGATGGCCGCGCCGATCGCGGGATAGACCGCGAGATAGACGGCCAGCAGCGGCACCGCCGCCCAGCCGAGCGCCGCCGGCATGTTCGCCTGATAGGTGAACGCGGTCGCGATCCAGTTGTTGGCAAAGGTGAAGTGCGCCAGCCCGAACAGCCAGCCGATCCACGCCGCCTGCCGCCAGCCGGACGTGCGCGCGAGCAGGGCGGCCAGCCCTGCGACGCCGAGCAGCGTGAATGGCCACAGGCCGAGCGGGGGAAAGCCAAGCGCGGCGACCAGCCCGCAGGCAAGGCCGCTTAGCCGCGGATGCGCCAGGAATGCGCGCGCCACCGGAACACGGCCTTCGCGCACTGCGGCGGCCATCGGGCCGAACTCAGCCGACCGCGGTCAGGTTGTCGCCTTCGCCGGCTTCGTCAGCCACCTTGCGGCGCCGGCGCGGGGGCAGCTTGCGCGTAGCGGGCGCAGCCTCACCGTCCGTGTCGGCGACTGGACTGCCGGCGGAAATCGACGGGGGCAGGGCGGCGGCATCGATTTCGCCGCGGTCGCCGACCATCTCTTCGGTTTCGTCGGTGCCTTCAGTGGCGCGGGTGCGTGGCCGGCGGGCGGTGCGCTCGCGGGCGGGACGGACGAAGGGGTTCTCGGCCGGCTCGTAGGCTGCGGCGCTGTCACCTTCGACCGCGCGCTCGCCTTCGGCCTGCTCGCGGTTGCCGTCGTTGTCCTCGCGCGGACGGCGCTGACGCTCTGCGCCCCGGCCGCGGTCCTTGCCGCCGCGGGCGTCGCGCTGACCATCTTCGCGTTGACGGTCTTCCCGGGGACGATCTTCCCGAGGGCGATCGTCGCGCTGCCGATCGTCGCGGGGGCGTTCATCGCGCTGACGGTCTTCTCGGGGGCGGTCGTCGCGCTGACGTTCTTCACGGGGGCGATCGTCACGCGCATTGCGCGCGGAGCCGAAATCGTCCTCGTCGCCGTCTTCCTCGTTCGAGAAGTCGCGCTCTTCGCGGCGGCCGCCGCGGGGCTCTTCCTGGCGTACGCGGTTGTCGGCGATCACCCGGAAATAGTGATCTGCGAATTGCAGGTAATATTCGGCCTGCACGCGGTCGCCGTGATGCTGCGCGTCCTGCGCCAGCTTCTTGTATTTATCGAGCATCTGCGGCGCATTGCCGCGTGCGCGGCTGTCGATCCGGTTCTGGTTGCCGCCGCCTTGCTGTTGGCGATTGCCCCGACCACGGCGCCGGTTGTTGTTATTGCCGCGATTGCTGTTGTTATTGTTGTTCAAGGAAAAACTCTTCCTTCTGGTGGATCGGCCGACGCTCCGCGCGCCGGTAAACCGTCCTCATGACCCCTCGTCGCGCGAAATCGGTGCGCGGTGCCCTGCTTTGCCTTGTCCATCTTGTCTGGCCCACGGGCCGAACCCGAAAAGATCATGCAAATGTTGGAGCTGGGCCGCATACGGGTGGCGAACGCGCCGCAAACCGCTGGGCTTGGGGAAAGAGGTAGCTATCGCAGGCGCGTTTGCCAAGCCCAAACTCAGCCGCGGCGGAGGATAAGCGCGCGGGGCCGCCCGGCAAGGTCGCGGCGCAGTTCGGCGGTAAAGCCCGCCTCGCGCGCAATCGCGCTCACCGCGGCCGCTTGCGCGTGGCCGATCTCGACCACCGCCGCCCCGCCTGGTTCCAGCAGCGCGGGCAACTGCGGGATCAGCGTGCGATAGTCCGCCAGCCCATCCGGCCCGGCGAACAGCGCCCCGTGCGGTTCGTGATCGCGCACCGTCGCATCCAGCGCCGCATCATCTTCTACGTAAGGCGGATTGGCGATGACGAGGTCGAACCGGCCAAGCCCGGCGGACCAGCCGGCCCGCGACCAGTCGGCCTCGACCAGGCGCGCGCGCGCGGCCAGGTCCAGCACGGCGGCATTGCGGCGGGCGATCTCCAGCGCCTCGGCGGACCGGTCGATGCCGGTGCCGAGCGCCTGCGGAATTTCGGCCAGCAGGGTGAGCAACAGCGCGCCCGAGCCGGTCCCGCAGTCGAGCACCCGCCGCGCGGCCGGCCGCGCCTCCAGCGCCGCGACGACCGTGGTCTCGCTGTCGCCGCGCGGGATCAGCACTGCCGGAGAGACGGAAAAGGTCCGGCCGTAAAAGTCCTGGGTGCCGGTGATGTAGGCGACCGGCTCATGCCCCGCGCGCCGGTCGATCAACGCAGCGATGCCGGCCGGCGCCGGATCGCGCAGGTGGCGCAGCAACAGGTCGGTGCGCGAACAGCCGAGCGCGTGCGCCATCAGCAGTTCGGCATCGAGCCGGGCAGTGTCGGAGGTGGCGGCTAGGCGCTCCGCCGCCGCGCGGAGCGCCTCGCCCACGGTGGTCATGCGCCGCCCAGCCTATTCGCCGAGAGCGGCAAGCCGCTTGGCCTCGTCCTCGGCGGTGAGCGCGTCGACCAGTTCCGCAAGACCCGGCCCCGCGAGCACTTCGTCGAGCTTGTGCAGCGTCAGCCCGATGCGGTGATCGGTCACTCGGCCTTGCGGAAAGTTGTAGGTGCGGATGCGTTCGGACCGGTCGCCGCTGCCGACCATCGCCTTGCGCGCTTCGGCCTCGGCGCCCTGAGTCGCCTCGCGCTGCGCCTCGAACAGGCGGGCGCGCAGGACCTGCATGGCCTTGTCCTTGTTCTTGTGCTGGCTGCGGGCGTCCTGACAGGTGACCACGGTGTTGGTCGGCAGGTGCGTGATGCGCACCGCGCTGTCGGTGGTGTTAACGTGCTGGCCGCCGGCGCCGGACGCGCGGTAGACGTCGATCTTGAGGTCCTTGTCCTCGATCTGCACATCGACATCGTCCGGCTCGGGGAGGACGGCGACGGTCGCCGCGCTCGTGTGGATGCGCCCGCCGCTTTCGGTCACCGGCACGCGCTGGACGCGGTGCACGCCGCTTTCGAACTTGAGCTTGGCGAACACCCCGTTGCCGGCGACGTTGGCGACGATTTCCTTGAACCCGCCGATGTCGGACGCGTTCATGCTGACTGGCTCGACCCGCCAGCCCTGCTCCGCGGCGAAGCGTTCGTACATGCGGTAGAGATCCGCCGCGAACAGCGCGGCCTCGTCGCCCCCGGTGCCAGCGCGGATTTCCAGCATCGCAGGCTTCGCATCGGCGCTGTCGCGCGGAAGCATGGCGATCGACAGCGCCCGCTCGGCGGCAGGCAGGGCGGCGCGCAGGCGCTGTACCTCTTCTTCCGCCAGCGCGCGCATTTCTGGATCGCTGTCGTCGAGCGCTTCCAGTTCGGCGAGTTCGGCGCGCATCTGCAGCACCTCCTCGGCGGTGCGCGCCACGGGTTCCAGTTCCGCATAGTCGCGGCTGGCGGAGACGAACTCCGCGCCCTCCAGCGTGCCCGAACCAAGCCGCGCCTCGAGCTCGGAAAAGCGGTGCCGGATCTGGTTGAGCCGTTCGGCGGGGATAGTCATCCGAAATCAGGCTCGTCGGGGGGCGTGATCCCGTCACGCTCCAGGCCGCGCAGCCAGTCGGCGTTCTGCGCTTGCGCCACGGCGTCGCGCAAATCTGCGGGCCGCATGCGCACCTGTTCGCCGCCGTGGAGGTCGCGCACGGTGACTTCGCCTGCCAGCCGTTCATCCTCCCCGATCAGCACGGCGAGCAGCGCGCCGCCTTCGCTGGCACGGCTCATCCGCTTCTTGATCTTGCCGGTCGCGAATACTTCCACCGTGTTCCAGTGACCGCGCAAGTCGCGCGCGATCCGGTTCGCATCGGCGAGGCCATCGTCGTCGAGCGGGATGATCGCCACATCGAGCCGTTCCTGCGGACGCTCCCCCACCAGCATCGCCAGCCGCTCGATTCCCGCGGCCCAGCCGACCGCCGGGGTGTGCGGCCCGCCGAGGCTCTCGATGAGCCCGTCGTAGCGCCCGCCGCCGAGCACCGTCCCCTGCGCGCCCAGCCGATCGGTGACGAATTCGAAAGCGGTGTGGCGGTAATAGTCGAGCCCGCGCACCAGCGCCGGGTTGCGGGTCCACGCGACGCCGGCGGCGTCCAGCCCGGCGCATACTTTGGCGAAATAGTCCTGCGCTTCGCTGCTCAGGAAATCGTCGATCTTGGGAGCGTCGGCGACGAACGCCTGGTCGCGCGGGTCCTTGCTGTCGAGGATGCGCAAGGGGTTTTTGTCGAGCCGTTCCTGCGAATCCTCGCTCAGCTCCCCGCGCACTCCCGCGAAGTGATCGACCAGCGCCCCGCGCCACGCCTCGCGGCTGTCGCCATCGCCCAGCGTGTTGAGGTTGAGCGTCACCCCGTCGGATATGCCCAGTTCCTTCAGCAGCTGGTCGGCCATCGCCAGCAGCTCGACATCGGCCTGCGGCTCGGCGGCGCCGATGATCTCGGCGTCGAGCTGGTGGAACTGGCGGTAGCGGCCCTTCTGCGGGCGTTCATAGCGGAACAGCGGGCCGTGGGTGGCGACCTTCAGCGGCGCGTGCTGCTGCCATCCGTCGGTGATGAACGCGCGGGCGATGCCGGCGGTGAATTCCGGGCGCAGGGTCAGGCTCTCGCCGCCGCGATCCTCGAACGAATACATTTCTTTCGACACGATGTCGGTGGTCTCGCCGATCGAGCGGGCGAACACCTCGGTCCGTTCAAACACCGGCATCTCGATCCGGCGGAAGCGATAGAGCTTGCGCACCCGCTCGAACGTTTCGACCACGAACGCGAACGCTTCGGCCTCCGCGCCGAAGATGTCCTGGGTGCCGCGGATGGCTTGCGGGGTTTTCTGGCTCATTTCGCGGCGCGCACTAGCCTGTTCGTGTCTGCCGGGAAAGCCGCTCGTCGAGCAGCCGCTTGCGCCGCGTCCGCGCATCCGACACAGACTTGCCGCATGATCAACCGGTTCGCGCTCCCGCTCCTCGCCCTCGCTTTCACCATCCCCGTCGCAGCCCAGGACGCCAACCGGTCGATGCCGGTCGCGGTCCAGGTGGCGGACGGCACGCCGTTGCCGGTCGATACCGCCTGGCCCGGCGGGACGATCGACCTGGCGATCGACGCGACCGACACCCGCCGCGCGGTGTACCGGGTCATCCAGACGATCCCGCTCAGCCCCGGCACCCGCGAACTGACGCTGCTCTACCCCGAATGGCTCCCCGGCAACCATGCCGCGCGCGGGCCGATCAGCCTGCTGTCGGACATCCGCTTTACCGCCAATGGCAAGCCGGTCGCGTGGCGGCGCGACCCGCTCGACGTCTATGCCTTCAAGCTGGCACTGCCTGCCGGAGCGCGCAGCGTGGTGGCAAGCTTCGTCCACACCTCGCCTGTCACCGGGTCCGAAGGGCGGGTGACGATGACGCAGGAGATGCTCAACCTGCAGTGGGAGAAGATGAGCCTGTACCCCGCCGGCCATTACACCCGCCGGATCGCGGTGCGGCCCACGGTGACGGTGCCCGCCGGGTGGAGCGTGTTCACCGCGCTCGACGGGCAGAAGCGGTCCGGTGACAAGGTCACCTGGGCGGCGACCGATTACGAAACGCTGGTCGATTCGCCGATCTTCGCCGGCAAGCACGCGCAGTCCTGGCCGATCGGTGAGGACGTGCGGCTGGACGTGGTGGCGGACAAGCCCGCGCAGCTCGCCATCGCGCCGCAGAACCTCGCCACGTTCAACAAGCTGGTGATCGAGGCCGATGCGCTGTTCGGCGCGCGCCATTTCGACAAATACACGTTCCTGCTGGCGCTGACCGACCGGATGGGCGGCATCGGCCTGGAGCATCACCGCAGTTCCGAAAACCAGTACGAGCCGACCTCGTTCACCGACTGGGACGCGATGGACTGGGACCACAACGTCATTGCCCACGAACTGGTGCACAGCTGGAACGGCAAGTACCGCCGCCCGGCGGATCTGTGGACGCCCGACTACCGCACCCCGATGCAGGGATCGCTGCTGTGGCTGTACGAAGGGCAGACCCAGTTCTGGGGCAACGTGCTCGCCGCGCGTTCCGGCCTGCAGAAGAAAGAGACGATCCTGGGCCGGATGGCGCGCGATGCGGCGGTGTACAGCGAAGGGCAGCCGGGCCGCGCATGGCGCGATGTCGGCGACACCACCAACGATCCGATCATGGCCGCCCGCCGGCCGCACCCGTACAGTTCGCTGCAGCGGAGCGAAGACTACTACGTCGAAAGCTCGCTCGTCTGGCTCGAAGCGGACCAGATCATTCGCCAAGGCACCGGCGGGAGCAGGGGCCTCGATGATTTTGCACGGGCGTTCTTCGGGATGCGCGATGGAGACTGGGGCCAGCTGACCTACACGTTCGATGACGTGGTCACCGCGCTCAACGGCGTGCACCCATACGACTGGGCAGAGTTCCTGACGACCCGCCTGCTCACGCCCGGCCAGCCCACGCCCACCAGGGGCATTGAGATGGCAGGCTATCGGCTGGTCTGGCGCGATACCCCCAATCCGTTCGACAAGGGGGCGATGGATCACGGCAAGGGGCTGGAGCTGACCTATTCGCTGGGGTTCAACCTCGACAAGGACGGCACGGTCACCTCCACCCGGTGGGACGGCCCGGCGTTCAACGCCGGCATCGTCAACGGCGCCAAGATCGTCGCGGTCGGCGGCGAGGCGTACAGCGCGCAAGGCATGAAGGACGCGATCACCGCCGCCGCCCGGTCGAAGGCACCGATCGCGCTGCTGGTGAAGCGCGGCGATCTCTACGACACCATCACGCTCGATTACCGGGGCGGGCTGCGTTATCCCTGGCTCGAACCCGCCGCGCCGGGCGAGCAGCCGCTCGACCGGCTGCTGGCGGCGAAAGCCGCGAACTGAGGATCAACCTTGTTGCGGCGCACCATCAGCGCCGCTAGGGCGCGCGCCATGCAGATCGACAAGATTCCCGTGGGCGACAATCCGCCCGAAAGCCTCAACGTGATCATCGAGGTGCCCACCGGGGGCGAGCCGGTGAAATACGAATTCGACAAGGCGTCGGGCGCGCTGTTCGTCGATCGCATCCTGCACACGCCCATGCGCTATCCGGCGAACTACGGCTTCGTGCCGCATACCCTGTCGGATGACGGCGACCCGATCGACGCGCTGGTGATCAGCCGCAGCCCGTTCATTCCCGGCTGCGTCGTGCGCGCCCGGCCGATCGGCGTGCTCAACCTGGAAGACGAGCACGGCGGGGACGAGAAGCTCGTCTGCGTGCCGATCGACACGACCTTTCCGTATTATTCGGACGTGGCCGAACGGCAGGACCTGCCTTCGATCATCTTCCAGCAGATCGAACACTTTTTCACCCACTACAAGGATCTCGAGCACGAGAAGTGGGTGAGGGTGGGCAAGTGGGGCGATGCGGCCGACGCCCGCCGCGCGGTGGTGGACGCGATCGAACGGTACAAGCGGACGCCGATCGAGCCGTCCGCCACCTGATCAGGCGGCGGCGACCGTCATCCCGTCAATCCGCAGCGTCGGCGCGTTGATCGCGCGGTAGGTTTCGAGGTCGCTGGCCGCGCGCATCGACGCGAACATGTCGATCAGGTTGCCGGCGATCGTGAACCCGGCCACCGGCCCTTCGATCCGGCCATTGACGATGCGCCGGCCCGCGGCACCGCGGCTGTAATCCCCGGTCACGGGATTGATCCCCTGGCCGATCAGGTAATCGACCAGCACGCCGTCGGCGATGTCGGCGATCAACTCCTTCACCGTCTGGTCTCCGGCAAGCAGGTCGACGTTGCTGGGGCTCACCCCCGGCGTGCCGCCGCCCCCGCGAGAGGCGTGCCCGGTCAGGGGCAGGCCCAGTTGCGCCGCCGAGGCGACGTTGGTGAGCCAGCCGGTCACCCGCCCGTCTTCCACCAGTGCGTGCGGCGCGCAGGCGATGCCTTCGCCATCGAATGGGCGCGAGCGTAGTCCGCGCGGCCGCAGCGGGTCATCGACGATCCGGATGCCGTCCGGGAACAGGGTCTCCGTTTCCCGGCCGACCAGGAAACTGGCCCGCCGCGCGATCGAGGGCGCTGCCATCGCACCTAGCAGGTGGCCGACCAGCGAGGCCGATACCCGGGGGTCGAACACCACCGGCATCGCTCCGCTGGAAGGCGTGGCCGGAGCCAGCCGGGCGACCGCGCGCTCGCCCGCCAGGCGGCCCACCTCGGCGGGGTCCGGCAGGTCCGCCAGGTGGCGCGCGCTGCGTGCCGCGTAATCGCGCTGCATCCCGTCGCCTTCGCCGGCGATGACGCTGGCTGACAGCGCGTGGCTGGTCCCTTCGAACGCGGCGGCAAAGCCGGTGCTGGTCACCAGCACCGATCCGCCGCGCCCCACGCTCGCGCTGCCGCCTTCGCTGTTGCGCACCCCCGACACCGCGTGCGCCGCGTCCTCGACTGCGCGGGCCCGGTCGCGCAGCTCCTCGGCAGAGAGCTCGCTCGCGTCCGCGATGGCGAGGTCGGGAAAGGGGCCCCGCGCCACGGCCGCTTCGGGGGCGAGCGCGGCGAACGGATCTTCCGGCGCATGGCGGGCCATCGCCACCACCCGCTCGGCCAATTCCTTCAGTCCGGCGGGCGACAGGTCGCTGGTCGATACGCTGGCAGACCGCTGGCCGACGAACGCCCGCAAGCCCACTTGCGCGCTTTCCGACCGGTCGATGTCCTCCAGCACGCCCAGCCGGACGCTGACGCCGTGCGCCGACGAGGTGTGGCCGGTCGCGTCGGCGGCGTCGGCGCCGCAGCGGCGGGCGTGATCGATCAGCGCGCTGGCGGCGTCGAGCAGATGGGATGATTGCATGCAGGGGCAGCTAGGGTGCCGCAAACTCCGCGGCAAGTGGCGCCCCGCAACGGGCGCAAGAGAGCCGGTGCTAGAAGACCGAGGACAGCGTCTTGAACAGCGCGGTCAGTGCAAACGGCAGGCCGATGGCGACAATCCACAGCAGCGCCTGGTCGCGGCGATAGGCGCCCCGGTACCCCGGATCGGCGGCGGCTTCGTCCGAAATGCCCAGCCAGCGGCCTTCGAACGCGCGACAGGCGGGAATAATCGCCGCCACCAGCACGACCAGCGCGAGGTAGGGCATCATCGACGACGAGTCGGCACCGGACTTCAGCGCGTGGACGGTGACGAAGATCTGGAGGCCGGTGTAAACCAGCAGGGCATAGGCGACATTGTCGCTCATGCGTTTGCGCCAATCGAGGCGCTGCCGCCCGCTCTTGCGCAGACGGCCCGCATGCGTGGGATGCAGCGCTTCGCTGCGCTCGATCGCCTTGGGCATCGCCCTGTTCTCCCCAGTTCTCTCTCCGGCGGGAACTGTCTCAAATTCGTGGGCCAAGCGCAAGGGCGGTGTCCGCGCACGATTCGGCAAGCGTCCCGCCGCGAACCATGCACGAATCCTGCCAACCGGGCTTTTCACGCTTTCGTGTGGTGCTACATGCTGGGGCGATGACCATGCTTGCTACCGATCCTGCCCCGGCGCCTGCCCCGATACCGGCGGCCGATGCCACCGCGCCCCTGCCGAACGGCGGGCTGGAGGTGATCTCGATCGCCAAGAGCTATGACAAGCGCAGCGTGCTGAGCGATATCTCGCTCACGGTGGGCAAGGGCGAGGTGCTTGGCCTGCTGGGGCCGAACGGCGCGGGCAAGACGACCTGCTTCTATTCGATCATGGGCCTGGTCCGCCCCGATTCGGGCCGCATCCTGATGGATGGCGAGGACGTGACCCGGCTGCCGATGTACCGCCGCGCGATCCTGGGTCTCGGTTACCTGCCGCAGGAAACCAGCATCTTTCGCGGCATGACCGTGGAGCAGAACATCAACAGCGTGCTCGAGCTGGTGGAGCCCGACAAGGCGACCCGTGCGGCCGAGCTTGACCGGCTGCTCGACGAGTTCGGGCTCCAGCGACTGCGCACCAGCGCCGCGATGGCACTGTCGGGCGGTGAGCGGCGGCGGTGCGAGATCGCCCGGGCGCTGGCCGCCAAGCCGTCGATCATGCTGCTCGACGAACCCTTTGCCGGGATCGACCCGCTGTCGATCAGCGACATCCGCGAC is part of the Altererythrobacter sp. TH136 genome and harbors:
- the lptB gene encoding LPS export ABC transporter ATP-binding protein, translating into MTMLATDPAPAPAPIPAADATAPLPNGGLEVISIAKSYDKRSVLSDISLTVGKGEVLGLLGPNGAGKTTCFYSIMGLVRPDSGRILMDGEDVTRLPMYRRAILGLGYLPQETSIFRGMTVEQNINSVLELVEPDKATRAAELDRLLDEFGLQRLRTSAAMALSGGERRRCEIARALAAKPSIMLLDEPFAGIDPLSISDIRDLVKDLKTRGIGVLITDHNVRETLEIVDRACIIYGGQVLFAGTPEALVADENVRRLYLGESFTL
- a CDS encoding TldD/PmbA family protein; its protein translation is MQSSHLLDAASALIDHARRCGADAADATGHTSSAHGVSVRLGVLEDIDRSESAQVGLRAFVGQRSASVSTSDLSPAGLKELAERVVAMARHAPEDPFAALAPEAAVARGPFPDLAIADASELSAEELRDRARAVEDAAHAVSGVRNSEGGSASVGRGGSVLVTSTGFAAAFEGTSHALSASVIAGEGDGMQRDYAARSARHLADLPDPAEVGRLAGERAVARLAPATPSSGAMPVVFDPRVSASLVGHLLGAMAAPSIARRASFLVGRETETLFPDGIRIVDDPLRPRGLRSRPFDGEGIACAPHALVEDGRVTGWLTNVASAAQLGLPLTGHASRGGGGTPGVSPSNVDLLAGDQTVKELIADIADGVLVDYLIGQGINPVTGDYSRGAAGRRIVNGRIEGPVAGFTIAGNLIDMFASMRAASDLETYRAINAPTLRIDGMTVAAA
- the ppa gene encoding inorganic diphosphatase, which translates into the protein MQIDKIPVGDNPPESLNVIIEVPTGGEPVKYEFDKASGALFVDRILHTPMRYPANYGFVPHTLSDDGDPIDALVISRSPFIPGCVVRARPIGVLNLEDEHGGDEKLVCVPIDTTFPYYSDVAERQDLPSIIFQQIEHFFTHYKDLEHEKWVRVGKWGDAADARRAVVDAIERYKRTPIEPSAT
- a CDS encoding M61 family metallopeptidase codes for the protein MINRFALPLLALAFTIPVAAQDANRSMPVAVQVADGTPLPVDTAWPGGTIDLAIDATDTRRAVYRVIQTIPLSPGTRELTLLYPEWLPGNHAARGPISLLSDIRFTANGKPVAWRRDPLDVYAFKLALPAGARSVVASFVHTSPVTGSEGRVTMTQEMLNLQWEKMSLYPAGHYTRRIAVRPTVTVPAGWSVFTALDGQKRSGDKVTWAATDYETLVDSPIFAGKHAQSWPIGEDVRLDVVADKPAQLAIAPQNLATFNKLVIEADALFGARHFDKYTFLLALTDRMGGIGLEHHRSSENQYEPTSFTDWDAMDWDHNVIAHELVHSWNGKYRRPADLWTPDYRTPMQGSLLWLYEGQTQFWGNVLAARSGLQKKETILGRMARDAAVYSEGQPGRAWRDVGDTTNDPIMAARRPHPYSSLQRSEDYYVESSLVWLEADQIIRQGTGGSRGLDDFARAFFGMRDGDWGQLTYTFDDVVTALNGVHPYDWAEFLTTRLLTPGQPTPTRGIEMAGYRLVWRDTPNPFDKGAMDHGKGLELTYSLGFNLDKDGTVTSTRWDGPAFNAGIVNGAKIVAVGGEAYSAQGMKDAITAAARSKAPIALLVKRGDLYDTITLDYRGGLRYPWLEPAAPGEQPLDRLLAAKAAN